The Bacteroides ovatus genomic interval CTTATCACAAAATCAATACCACAACAATAACGACTCCAGTTATAATCGGCCTTGTGGTTACAATCCTATTGTGTGGTCTACTGCAACGATTTTTCTACACATGGTTGACGAAGAATCCAATCAATTTTTCTTTTGACCGGCAATCTCCTATTATTACTGACTCTGGTTTCGAAATAAAAACCGATTGTGCAGATGAAATTCAAACTATTGAACAGCCCAATAATTCAGTTATAGATAATTATGATACAATACGAGAGAACATCAAAAAGAAAGAAGCAGAAAAACAAGTAGAAGTCATGAATGCTATTCGTGAATATGTAACTATTAAAACCGCACCCTATCTGTCTAAAGAAGCTATTGCAATCCTCATTTCTAATATTGAGTATATGGCCTGTGATAGATCCGATTTATACAAGCCCATTCGCTCCAATATAGATAATCCACTGAGATCACCGGGACTTCGCCATCTGGCATGGAATGTAGGTGAACGCTTGGGAGTATCATTGGCAAAAAGAGCCATTTTTATCAAGTCTTCATTTCCTCACGAACTCGAAAATGCGACTCTTGAATATCTCAAACTTAATTTACGGGATCAAGTTCCTAGTCAGATTCCTATTGACGTGCCCGATAAAGGCGATTATCGCTTCCATTTAGAAACAGATAATAGTAACTCAGACTAAAAAAACGCATGCAGACGAAATAATTAATCCGGTCTGTATTGTTCTGCAAGGTTTCATTGAGTTGGTTCGCAGTATATTAAACGATTAAAAGAGTATAATATGGAAAAAGACCAACTGACATTCAACGACCTGCCGACTGTGGTGGGCGAACTATGCGACAGAATCGCAAGTATGGAAAATCTGCTAACGGAGAAACTTTCCAAGCAGTACGAAACCAAAGAGAACACGCACGTTCCCATGACCGTACAGGAGGCTTGCAACTATCTTAAAATGCCGTTGTCAACCTTTTATTACAAGGTCAAAAAGGATGATATTCCGGTTATAAAACAAGGAAAACATCTCTACATCTATCGTGATGAACTGGATAGATGGCTGGAATCTTCCCGAAAGACTCCGGCTCCGCAAAGTTTTGAGGAAGAGAATGAGTCCATGCTCGCATCCCATCGTCGTAAACCGAACCCGAAAAACTGGTAAAGATGGAGAAGACGGACAATACGACTCCTTCATGTGAAGAATTGGCGGTTTACATGGAAGATTCAATCGTGAGCGTGACGAATACCTACGAGCAGTCGCCAGTGGTGCTGATGGTAGACGATGCTGTTATCGGTACATTAGGAAACTTCAGTGCGTCCATCGGAAAAGCCAAAAGCAAGAAAACCTTTAACGTATCGGCCATAGTCGCATCGGCATTGAGAAACAGCACCGTTCTTCATTATCGGTCCACTTTTCCCGATAATAAGCGAAATATTCTGTACATCGACACGGAGCAAGGACGACATCATTGCCAGCAGATATTGAAACGAATCCTACGTTTAGCTGAATTGCCGGAAGACAAGAAACCGGATAATCTGCTCATGCTGGCTCTACGCAAGTTCTCCCCTAAACTACGTCTGGCGATAGTCGAACAGGCCATTGGCACAATACCGGATTTGGGATTGGTCATCATAGATGGCATTCGTGATTTCCTGTATGACATCAATTCTCCCGGTGAATCTACCGATATCATCTCCAAATTCATGCAGTGGACGGACGACAGACAGATTCACATCCATACCGTACTGCATCAGAACAAGAATGACGAACATGCTCGTGGTCACATCGGCACTGAACTCAACAATAAAGCGGAAACCATTATGCAGATCGAGGTGGATAAAGAGGACAAGACCATAAGCGTGGTCGAAGCCGTGCATATCCGCGACCGTGAGTTTGAACCTTTCGCTTTCCGCATAAACGAGGAAGCCATACCCGAACCGGTAGAGTCCTATCTGCCAAAAGAGAAGAAGACCGGACGACCAACCAAAGGACCGTTCGATCCGGACAAGGAGATTCCAAAGAATGTACATCGTCCAGCATTGAATGCCGTTTTTGCCAATGGCAACATCAACAATTACGATGATTATATAGAACGCTTGCAAGAGGGTTACGGATTACAGGGTATAAAACTCGGTTATAACAAGGCGGTAAAGGTCGCAACATTGCTCAGTGACAAACAAATGGTTATAAAAGAAGGGAAAGATTATGCCTTCAATCCAGAATACCATTATTGAGTTCAACTTTACTTTATTGTCGGGGCGTATATATAAGAATAAAGCAAAGTAGTCAGGGGTTGCACACAAGGTATTCATTCTATCCCCCCTCTTTTAGATGAATATCTTAGTTTCTGGTTCAAATCCGTCTGCCGATTCTGTATGTACATCCAATATGGCTTGCCGGAAAGCATCAACAGGTATCTGTTGCAAGATATGCCAAGGTATAACCTCACTACGTTACGGTTGTACACTGGCACTCTTGCCTGCTCAGTTCCCTCGCCGGTGCGGTACTCGCAAGCTCGCACCTATTCACAATTATAACAATGATTCAAATGAAAGAAGATATTGAAAATACATCGAACTCCTCTAAAGAAACCAGAAACGTCTTCATCGGAGCGAAAGTCACTCCTACTCAAAAGGAGTATATAAAATCAATGGCTACCCAATGCGGTATGACCATAAGTGATTACCTATTGTCGTGTGCCTATAACTTCAAGCCCAAAGTGAGACTTACGAAAGAAGAAGCAGCCCTGTTGCAGAATCTGGACGATTGTCGGGCAGACCTCGTAAAATACACCTCCGCCCTACACGGAATGTCCACAAAGCAGCGCATGGCAATGTTCAATCAGATTCCGTTCATGGTCAACTGGCTCAAGGAACTTGGCAATGTAGCCGAAAGTGTCTGCCAGTTCCTGAATACTGTAAAAGAGAAGAACAAAATTCCGTCCAACCTTAAATCCGAAGAAGAATGATTGCAAAAGCCAAAGCCATATCGCACGGCATCAACGACCTCCGTTACATTACCGGTGAATCACAACATAAGAAGCATCCGGAGAAAATTTATCGGGTATTGGACAATCTGTTGCCCTCAGAACCGGACGCTATGGGGATATGGAACTCCATGCAGTTGACCATATCCCAGCATCGCCCGATAAAGAACTCCGTTATCAGAATCGAGTTGAGTCCATCGCCCAAACATACCCAATTCTATGACATCGAAGATTGGCAAAAACTTTGGCAAGATTTCGCCGAGGAGTTCGACAAACAGGTGATTACCGGCAAGGATGGAAAAATCCGTTCCTGTCCAACCAATTTAGCTAACAGTAAATACTCTGTTTGGCTGCATACAGAATCCAAAGGCGAAGTTCCCCACCTCCATGCTGCGGTCTGCCGTTTGGATGAAAATGGCAATATCAACAACGACCATAACATTCATCTTCGGGCGCAACGTGCCGCCGAGCGAGTGGCAAAGAAACGTGGCTGGACGACTGCAGAACAAATCAGAAATCGTAACATTCCACAAGTGAACCGGGACTGTATGGAGGTGTTGAAAGCAATGCCATCATGGTCATGGGATGAGTACAAGAACACTCTTATACGGAAAGGTTATACCGTCCATGAAAGAGAGGACAAGAAAGGTATTCTTCGTGGATATGCCCTCATGAATGGAAACACCAAATACAAGGCTTCAGAATTGGGAATCGGCAGGAACCTGATGGTCTCGAAACTTCCTGCGACATGGGAGAAACTGCACCATCAGTCAGCTACCGTCATTAGAAATAATGCTCCCAAAGCCGTTCAACAGGCAGCGATACATAAGGTTGCTCCTATTGACTATACCCAATATCTCACATATAGTCAGGATATGATTTCCTATGCCCTCAGCCATGAAGGTAAGGATTACAGATTCTATATTCCGGAAAAAATACTTGACTGTTTTAATGACGAATTTGATTACAGGTTTATTGCCAACTGTCAGGAACTTACCGATATGGCAGTAGCTATATTTGTCGGACTGATAGATACCCCCAACGTAACAACCGGTGGAGGTGGTGGAGGCTCACAAAGCGACCTTCCGTGGAGAGACAAGGATGAAGACAATTTGCAATGGGCTCGCAGATGCGCTCATGCCGCCAGTCGTTCGTTAGGAAAGAAACTGAAAACAGGATTAAAACGATAAGCCCATGAAACCGAACATGAAAAAGAAATTCGATTTTTCCGCGGAAATGAGTGAAGCGGAAGCCATAAAAGCCACTCCCAAGAATGAATATCTGGAGGAAGAAAAGCAGTTACTCGATATCAACGCAAAGGAACTTGTCAGCCTGAATGACAACGTATATAAGCTGAGAACAGAAGTTGAAAATCTATCCGACTCTATACATGAGTGCAAACCTATTATTTCTGAAGAAATACAGAAGTTAGCAGTAGAATTCGGTGCGACCCTTCTATACAATTTTCTCAGCCAGATTGAGAGCAAATGTAAGGAAGCCGAGCGAAGAATAAAGAAAGCCAGCAATGCCATCCCCATCCCAGATACGGCATTCTACATTTTGATTACCATTGTAGTTGCTCTATCTTCTTTTTTCGTGTGCATGATAGTAGCTAATGCAGAGATTTTGCATTCCGGATTGATTTGGAAGGCTGTTATTGGTTGTATTCTTATGGTTGTTTTGGGGATTGGTATTGCTGTAATTATACAGAAGTTTTCGGACAGGGATAAATAAACGAAAAGTCTCAATCGGATAGGAATGCTATCGGTTGAGACTTTATTTTATTCGTTATCAAACAATCCCTTTTCTTTCCATAACTTTAGTTATAAATTCCTCTATTCTCTTGCATTTGATTTAGTGATTACGTTTATGACTTACACGAAGTTTATCATCATCTTCTCTATATGATGAGATATATCCAATAGTTTTTAGCTTCCCTAAAAGCATTTCATTCATGTGATTATTTTCTATAGTAGCCTTTTTTGATTTATCTGTAATACTTCGATAAGAATCGCCTAAAGACTCTATTAATTCTGTCACAATGTCAAAATCATCTCTAAACTTTTCAACCAAGTCTATCAAAAAAGACAATCGCTCTGGCAAATTAGTAGAGGCGACCAAAATGTTCTTCTCTATGTCATAATCAAATTTTTCAATATTGTTTTTCAACACAGGAAGAGTGATATTTGCCAATTCGTTATCCCACACAATATGAGGAAGAAAATGTTGAACTACACTTAGAGCTTTTTCACCGATTACTCTTGGATTTTTCATAAGATGCTTGTATAGCCTCATATCTGTAGGCAACTCCTCTATTTCTATAATACACTCATCCAAATACTTATCTACATAATAAGTAAGTACATCACTATGATTGTCTCTAATTGTTGTCGTATAATATGTGCTATATGGAAGCATATCAGCACAAAGTAACGACTTAAAATGAGCGTTATCTACACTGTTAATATCCGCATCCTTAAATGTAACTCCATCAAAGATTTTGACAAGTTTATCGTATACCAAAATTTCAAAATCTGATGTCAATAAAGCACTGTGTGCCAGTAGTTCTTTCTGAGTATCATCCAATTCAGATATATCTGTTAATTCATCAATATGTTTGGTAATGAATATTCGCAAACTGGAAATCATTACATTATTCTGACTCTCATAAAATGCATATATCTCAGGCCATGCTGGTATAACTATATCAACTTCAATAGCGAACTCCCACTGTATATTGTTAACATCGGAAAGAGAAACTTTATTCTGTTGCCCAGAAAGGTATTTGCGTTTTGTGTCCTCTGTTATATCCTCAGAATTAATAATTTCAAGAATAATTCCCACACTCTCTTTTTTTGCCGTATCTGTAATAAATACATTATTTAGTGCATTGTCAAAACATTCATCTATATAATCTGATATAGATTTAGCTGATTTACAGCTCCTCAGTATTGTAACATTTAAAGGATAATTATCCAATGTTTCCACCCTCTCATTTCGATAATGAACAAATGCGCATACAACATTTTCTGGTGTCAACATATATGCTTTGTTTTCTACAACATACTCAAGCAAACACCTAGACTCTGCATCTATATCTGTAAAAATCAGTTTTCCATTCGACACTATTTGTTTGATTGTATCAAAACCTATGAGATCTACTCTATGAGATATAAATGCGAAGTGTTTATTCAACCAGTTACGACTTTCTTTGGTGGAATGGTTCAATTCGAGGAATCGTAACCAAGACTCGAATAATTCATCGGAATTCTGTTTCACGAAGATCTTCCATAATCCATCAACGATACTGCCCAAATGGTTGAAAAGCGAGCTTGAATCTTCAACTGATTTATAGAAGTCAATCAAAAAGTCCCACTTTTTATTATGCATAATAACTTGTGCTATCGAATGAAGTTTTGAGTTATTTGCTTCTTCAAGATGCTGACAAATACAATCGACCACCTGAATATTCAATATACTTACATCGTTGTAACATTTATCAGGAATGTTTTTTACGCACTGCCCTACTTTATCTATATGATAGTCATACGGCAAACTATGCCGAAGTTTTAATTCAAGGATAAAATCATGGTCGTGCTTATTAATTGACTTACCAAAAAAGAAAGATATATAATCAAAGTAATCTTCATTTATAAGTCCTTCTTTCAAGAAAACTTCAAGCATTTTAGAGACATTGAGTTCACTAAAAATTTTATGCGTCTGCATATCAACATCCAGCAACAGTTCTTGTATTGGAGTAGCATAATGATTATTACGAGATAATTCTAGTATCTTGATTTGTTCACGATATCTTTTTTCCCCTTCTCGCAAGGCTTCTAATCGCTCATGGTAGGTAAAGGTAGAATTAACTATTTTCTCTATTTGACTGAATTGAATATTGCAACTATCTTCAGATGTATCATAATAATATCTAACACCATAATATGTGTTAGTTTGATGCCTCTTAAAACATTGATATCGAAATGAGGATTGCGATATAAAGGAATTAAATAACGTTTCATTTTCTGCGATATCTTCAAGAGGTATAAAATTGTTTTCGACAAAAAACAAAAAGGCATTATTTTCATTTTGTTTTGATAATTTTCTACGATACCCTTCAATATAAATCAGCCTTAATTCTTTTTCTTGTATGGCATGTGTCGCTTCTAAAGATTGAAGTTTTTTAGTTATTCCATTAATACGCTCGTCAATCTGTCTATTGCGCTCAACCAATAATTCACTTTTCTTATGCAAACAATCATACAAAACACCCTTTCCTTTATGCAGATCAGCAAAATCTTTTGGATGGTAGTTTTTATATACAATCATTGCAAGAAGTTTGTTTTGATCAAGTTTCTCATCAAGTTTTTCTCTATATTGGGCATATTCATTGACAATATTCTTCAGTAATCTCATATCGTCAATGAAAAAAGCCAAACTGTCTATTACCTCGACATTAAGATCTGAATAGCCTTTTATCTCTAGTTCCTCTTTCAGTTTGTCTGCCGAGTTTGAAGAATTGATTATTGGGATTACAGTTGTGATATAATCAAAGAATTTAGTACGTTCTTCATCAAAAAACATATCATCTTTAACCGCATAAATGAACGTAACTTTACGCCCCACAGAGTTTGACTGATTCAAGAGTTGATTTACCTCTCTTAACTTAAGAAAAATATCCGTATTATCAAATCTATCTAAATCTTCTATAATCACAACATTATAATCAGTAACCTCAAAGAAATAGACAATCTCATCCATGTGCTTATTGAAAACGGATGTATCTTCTTTGTTTTCTTTTAATTCAATCTCTCCATTCTTTAGATTTAACTTATTCAGTTTACTATTACTCAATGATTTGACAGTCTTTTGAACGAATATTATTGTTGCAACAAATATATATGATAGAGCAAAAATATCAGACCATTTATTTAATACTGGATTACTTAAGCGATTGCAAATCCAATCCACCTCCAAAAATGATGGTTCAAATACAATAATTAAGGCAACAATATAAAATATTATTGCAAAAGATAAAGCATATTGAGCCCAAGTTGATTTATGATAAATCCTTTTTAATCTGGAGTTATAAAGCGTCTCTTGTTTTTCTTTATAAATAAGTTGTTGAAGAATGCTGTATTCAATACGATTATTCATCGTATCAATATCTATTTTATTCTTTTTATCATCTAATGGTGACTTTAGAGTAGCAAGAGATATTGAAAGATATTTGTATTTACGATAGTCTTTCATCAAAGAGCGAAGAATGGAACTCTTACCGGATCCATAAGGACCAGTAAGAGCAATGTTCAATATGTCTTTCTCTTCTAGTTTTCGTGCAAGATTCAAAACACTCCTATACTGCTTCTTATCACTTTCACTATCACGATTAAGCAGAGCAGGAGTTAATGATACTTGTTTATCATCCTCCATCGAATTATTTGCACATATTTTCTTCCAAAATCTCCAGTTCATTTATTTTCAGCTATTTATTAATCATATTTTTCTAGTTTGTTACAGATTGCTATCTATATTAAAGCAACACCAAATTCACGGATTGTTTCTTCGCTATCTCTTCCTGAGACAGATTTGCCTGTCGCTTGCTCTATTCTGTCAAGCAATTGTTTTGCTCGATCTATGAAATAAGCATTGAAATCATCTAATGCAAGATGAGCATAACTTACCTTATGTGACTCTATAGCTTCCTGTATCTCAACTTGTTTTAATCCCTTATTTGCCATAGTTCCAATATAGGTACTTGGTGCATGTCCTCCTATTGAACGATTGGAAGATGCATAAATTGGAGTCTTATTAATGACAGAATTCCATTTTATACGTGGAAGGTTATTTTTCTCGCAATAAGTTTGAGGGAATATATGATGAATATCAGCATCTTCATCAATGTAAGATGCTATATCCATACGATGACCTGTCATAAAATCAAGTGGTGAATCTTGTAAGATAAGTGCCATAACACCTTTGTACGCTGCACTATTCCTAGTCTGCATGGTCAATAAACGAGTTGGTTGTATATTGGAACGATATACAGTCTCTGGCATTTCACCACCTTCCATCCAACGGAATACGCCCATTATATCAGTTGCAAATCTAGCTTCATTGGCACCCCCATATAGTTCACCCATTACGCCACACCAATACCAACGAGACAATAATTCCTGTTTGCTTCCAAGATGCAACATTTTTTTATTTTCGTTGTCGTATGCAAAGATTGCAGCAAGTGGAATAAGTTGTGACGAATATGGAAGATCTCTGGAACGGAAAATCCCCTGATGTACTAAGAAATCAGCTGCATCACAGAAACCTTTAATCAAAGCGTCATGATACTTCAAATAATCTTTCAATTCAAGCCTAAGAATGTCTTTTTTCTTACATGTTACAGCCACACGCTCATCATCACCTGAAACCACTCTTTTATAATATGATACCAACAGAGTCATTGCTGCCAAAAAATTAGCGCCAGTGATTTCTTTCAATAGCTCGCCATTTACTTTTTGAGCAAAAATATGACGAATGGTCTCCCAATCTTTTCTCAATTCATGTCCTTCAGCAGCAAATGTAGCTGTGACGAGTTCGAAAACCGTAAGAGGTACACCACCAGTGTTTACATTCTCAAAAATCTGGCAGACAGCTTCTTTCGGGGTTTCTTTATCAAGCTGAATTATAGGTATGTTATACTCTAAAATTGGGCGAAGAATCTGCTGTGAGAAATCACGGAATAAATTTCTATACTCTCTATCACCTTTGTAATAGTCTTCCATATCATAATGCCAATCTTCCGTATCATTATGAGAAAACGTAATATTCAAGGGAAACATCAGGTTCTCAAATTCTTTCTCTCTTGTGGATAAGTCCAGCGTTACATCACGACCAATATTTGTTGTAAGCTGTTTCTTCTCTGATACAGATATGATTGCTTCCAATCTGTCCGCAGTAGAGTCTAGACATTTACGAATATCTAGATAATAATAGCGTTTGATAATTGTATCTCGATTGGTCTCTAATCGAGTATTAGTTGCTTTCTTACTTTTCAAGACCTGATATAAGGTTGTGAGTCGCTGTTGTCCATCGAGCACAAGCCACTCAGGTGTAACTTCTGATATAGAATCCACACCTTCAAATGTGCGATACTTAAAACGGATATGCTCACCACCATTAGCCAAAAACATCGCTGCACCCATTGGGAAGCCAGATGTGATACTTTCTATTAGTTTACATATCTTCGTGTCATCCCAAACCCAACTACGTTGAAAGTCGGGTAATTGAGCCTTACCTTCTTCAACCATTTTTAGAAGGTCATCAAGTTTCTTATCGTGTGATTCAACAGCCATAACAAATTTATTTTATCAACCAATTAATAATACATCTCAATATACTGATAAGCCTTATCAAAAACTTCTTGATCTTTAATCTGGTAGTTAACCCACAGAATAGAACGTAGTTTCTTTTTTATCTCTCGCTGAGCTGTAATGCTTTTAAAAGCATCTTTAAACTTACGTACAATAGCTACCACATTTTCATCTATATCAGCAACTACACGTTCTACAATGATAGGAGTATCCTCAGTTCTAATTGATTCAAACAACTCCGTAAGAGCAGCTTTAGCTTGTTCCCTCTTGTCAAGAGGTTGATTTGAGTTTTTTTCTTCCTCAAGCACTTCTTTAGCAAGGGTGAGCAATCCTCGGAGGAAATCAATACTAGTTATAAGATTTTCCTCCATATGACGGCGCAGTTCATCCAACTTCTCAGCAAATGCCTTGTAATTGGGGTCTCCATGATGCTCTCCTAACCTCAAACGAAGCATTTTTTCCACTTCCAATATCTTTTTAGGATTGTCTTTGGCTTGCTCCAACACCATATCAATTACATCTCCATCTACCACAAGATCCTCAAGTGGAGTCCCAATATCAATTGTATCAATGTTACGATGAATGATTTCAATGGTTTTAGCACCCAATAAAGTCCATATGAGTGATCCTCCGGTACTAACAGGACGTACACTTTGATATACCTGAGCCAGCCAAGTATAATCCGCCTGATAAGCAGCCAGCATTGCATCCGGGCTTACTGTTTCCCAAGCTTTAGCCAATCGTGAAAAATGTTTTGCAAAATTCGTTTTTGTAGACTCATCAAGTAAACATTGCTGGGCAGCTTGCAAACCTTCCCAACCACCGATTGTCCGGTCTACACCAGGGAAAAAGTCAATACACTCTTGCAAAAATTGAGGTATCAACACTTTTATCTCATCAATATTCTTTACAACCGTTTTTACCGTCTCCTCATCAAAAGCAAGGCTTTTGGCTACATTATCAAATACACCAACGAAATCTACAATCAGACCACATTTCTTATCAACATTGTACTTTCTATTCGTACGGCAAATAGCTTGTAACAACGTATGATCCTTCATTGGTTTATCAAGATACATACATTGCAAAATTGGAGCATCAAAACCTGTCAACAGCTTTGAAGTGACAATCACCATTTTAATCGGTGACAATGGATCACGGAATTGGTCAAGAAGTTTTCTTTCTTGTTCTCTATCACGACGGTATGCTTTATACTCATCAGCTTTATCGCCAGCCGTATGCATAACGATAGTGGTTGCATCTTCCGAACCCAAAAGAGCATCAATCGCTTTCTTATATTTCACACAGCAGTCTCGGTTATATACCACGACTTGAGCTTTCATTCCAGTGGGCTCTACATACTCTTTGAAGTGATTTACAATATAACGTGCGACATCGTTAATTCGCTTCTCTGCTGTAAAAAATGCTTCAACAGAAGTTCGTTTTACTAATTCGTTCTTTTCGTCCTCGGATATTTGATCGGTCAGTTCATCAAATTCTTCTTGTAATTGAGTTTCGTTAAGATGCATCTCTACCGGCACTGTTTGGAAATTCAATTCAAGCGTAGCTCCATCTTCAACAGAATTTTGGAAAGTATATTTTGAAATATATCCACCTTTCTCTAAATCCTCATCAGCTCCAAAAGATTGAAAAGTATTCTTATCTCGTTTATTGATAGGCGTTCCGGTAAGGCCAAAGAAAAATGCATTAGGTAATGCATTGCGCATTTTTTGTCCTAAATCCTTTTCCTGAGTTCGGTGTGCTTCATCTACCAATAAAATGATATTATCTCTTTCATTCAGTACACTATCAACATCTCCGAACTTGAAAATTGTCGTTATCAGAATCTTGCGCTGATCCTGCTTGAAAAATGCAACTAACTCATCTTTTGTCTTTGCAGATTCTATATTAGGAATATCAGCACGAGTAAAATCGCCCGTTATCTGATCTTCCAAATCAATACGGTCATCAACGATAACAACTGTGGGAGCATGTAATTCGTTCTGCAAACGTAATTTTTGGGCAGCAAATACCATCAACCATGATTTTCCCGAACCTTGGAAATGCCAAATAAGACCTTTCTTCGGACCTTGTTTCTCTCGATATGTATTTAAGACACGCTGAACAATAGCTTCACCACCTATATATTGTTGATAACGGCAAACTATTTTTATTTTTTTGCCTGATGATGTTCCTGTAAAAACACTATAGTAACGATATATATCAAGCAGTCGGTTTGGTTGAACCAACCCCATTACGTTACTTTTAACCGACTCTATTGTACCATGCTGACGACTTTCATCATTAAACCAAGGTCCCCATTTGTCAACAGGGGCACAGATGCCGGCATATTGAAGTTCTTTACCTTCTGTAGCAAAGGTTAATATATTCGGAACAAACATTTCTGGAATGCTCTTTTCGTAATGCAGCATATCAATGGCTCCGTCAGCCCATGTTATCTGAGGGCGAACAGGAGATTTTGCTTCACCAACACAAACCGGAATTCCATTTATCAGATAAACCAAATCCAAACGTTTACCTCCTTCAACAGAACTACGTGGAAACTCCCATTGATTGGTCACTACACAATAATCTTCGACCGCATCTTC includes:
- a CDS encoding helix-turn-helix domain-containing protein, which codes for MEKDQLTFNDLPTVVGELCDRIASMENLLTEKLSKQYETKENTHVPMTVQEACNYLKMPLSTFYYKVKKDDIPVIKQGKHLYIYRDELDRWLESSRKTPAPQSFEEENESMLASHRRKPNPKNW
- a CDS encoding AAA family ATPase; amino-acid sequence: MEKTDNTTPSCEELAVYMEDSIVSVTNTYEQSPVVLMVDDAVIGTLGNFSASIGKAKSKKTFNVSAIVASALRNSTVLHYRSTFPDNKRNILYIDTEQGRHHCQQILKRILRLAELPEDKKPDNLLMLALRKFSPKLRLAIVEQAIGTIPDLGLVIIDGIRDFLYDINSPGESTDIISKFMQWTDDRQIHIHTVLHQNKNDEHARGHIGTELNNKAETIMQIEVDKEDKTISVVEAVHIRDREFEPFAFRINEEAIPEPVESYLPKEKKTGRPTKGPFDPDKEIPKNVHRPALNAVFANGNINNYDDYIERLQEGYGLQGIKLGYNKAVKVATLLSDKQMVIKEGKDYAFNPEYHY
- a CDS encoding plasmid mobilization protein, which produces MKEDIENTSNSSKETRNVFIGAKVTPTQKEYIKSMATQCGMTISDYLLSCAYNFKPKVRLTKEEAALLQNLDDCRADLVKYTSALHGMSTKQRMAMFNQIPFMVNWLKELGNVAESVCQFLNTVKEKNKIPSNLKSEEE
- a CDS encoding P-loop NTPase fold protein, whose translation is MNWRFWKKICANNSMEDDKQVSLTPALLNRDSESDKKQYRSVLNLARKLEEKDILNIALTGPYGSGKSSILRSLMKDYRKYKYLSISLATLKSPLDDKKNKIDIDTMNNRIEYSILQQLIYKEKQETLYNSRLKRIYHKSTWAQYALSFAIIFYIVALIIVFEPSFLEVDWICNRLSNPVLNKWSDIFALSYIFVATIIFVQKTVKSLSNSKLNKLNLKNGEIELKENKEDTSVFNKHMDEIVYFFEVTDYNVVIIEDLDRFDNTDIFLKLREVNQLLNQSNSVGRKVTFIYAVKDDMFFDEERTKFFDYITTVIPIINSSNSADKLKEELEIKGYSDLNVEVIDSLAFFIDDMRLLKNIVNEYAQYREKLDEKLDQNKLLAMIVYKNYHPKDFADLHKGKGVLYDCLHKKSELLVERNRQIDERINGITKKLQSLEATHAIQEKELRLIYIEGYRRKLSKQNENNAFLFFVENNFIPLEDIAENETLFNSFISQSSFRYQCFKRHQTNTYYGVRYYYDTSEDSCNIQFSQIEKIVNSTFTYHERLEALREGEKRYREQIKILELSRNNHYATPIQELLLDVDMQTHKIFSELNVSKMLEVFLKEGLINEDYFDYISFFFGKSINKHDHDFILELKLRHSLPYDYHIDKVGQCVKNIPDKCYNDVSILNIQVVDCICQHLEEANNSKLHSIAQVIMHNKKWDFLIDFYKSVEDSSSLFNHLGSIVDGLWKIFVKQNSDELFESWLRFLELNHSTKESRNWLNKHFAFISHRVDLIGFDTIKQIVSNGKLIFTDIDAESRCLLEYVVENKAYMLTPENVVCAFVHYRNERVETLDNYPLNVTILRSCKSAKSISDYIDECFDNALNNVFITDTAKKESVGIILEIINSEDITEDTKRKYLSGQQNKVSLSDVNNIQWEFAIEVDIVIPAWPEIYAFYESQNNVMISSLRIFITKHIDELTDISELDDTQKELLAHSALLTSDFEILVYDKLVKIFDGVTFKDADINSVDNAHFKSLLCADMLPYSTYYTTTIRDNHSDVLTYYVDKYLDECIIEIEELPTDMRLYKHLMKNPRVIGEKALSVVQHFLPHIVWDNELANITLPVLKNNIEKFDYDIEKNILVASTNLPERLSFLIDLVEKFRDDFDIVTELIESLGDSYRSITDKSKKATIENNHMNEMLLGKLKTIGYISSYREDDDKLRVSHKRNH
- a CDS encoding DUF262 domain-containing protein, which gives rise to MAVESHDKKLDDLLKMVEEGKAQLPDFQRSWVWDDTKICKLIESITSGFPMGAAMFLANGGEHIRFKYRTFEGVDSISEVTPEWLVLDGQQRLTTLYQVLKSKKATNTRLETNRDTIIKRYYYLDIRKCLDSTADRLEAIISVSEKKQLTTNIGRDVTLDLSTREKEFENLMFPLNITFSHNDTEDWHYDMEDYYKGDREYRNLFRDFSQQILRPILEYNIPIIQLDKETPKEAVCQIFENVNTGGVPLTVFELVTATFAAEGHELRKDWETIRHIFAQKVNGELLKEITGANFLAAMTLLVSYYKRVVSGDDERVAVTCKKKDILRLELKDYLKYHDALIKGFCDAADFLVHQGIFRSRDLPYSSQLIPLAAIFAYDNENKKMLHLGSKQELLSRWYWCGVMGELYGGANEARFATDIMGVFRWMEGGEMPETVYRSNIQPTRLLTMQTRNSAAYKGVMALILQDSPLDFMTGHRMDIASYIDEDADIHHIFPQTYCEKNNLPRIKWNSVINKTPIYASSNRSIGGHAPSTYIGTMANKGLKQVEIQEAIESHKVSYAHLALDDFNAYFIDRAKQLLDRIEQATGKSVSGRDSEETIREFGVALI